From the genome of Bacteroides sp. MSB163, one region includes:
- the rfbD gene encoding dTDP-4-dehydrorhamnose reductase, protein MRVLVTGANGQLGNEMQVLAKENPQHTYFFTDVQELDICDEQAVQACIAENRIEVVVNCAAYTAVDKAEDNEELCRKLNQEAPGILARAAQAHGAAMIQVSTDYVFDGTAHIPYKEDCDPCPNSVYGFTKLGGEKEVMQNCEKAMVIRTAWLYSIYGNNFVKTMIRLGRERESLGVVFDQIGTPTYANDLAQAIYAAINQGIVPGIYHFSDEGVCSWYDFTVAIHRIADITTCKVSPLHTDEYPAKAPRPHYSVLDKTKIKKTFGIEVPHWEESLKVCIEKLNAQ, encoded by the coding sequence ATGAGAGTATTAGTAACCGGTGCCAACGGACAACTTGGCAACGAGATGCAAGTTCTTGCAAAAGAGAATCCGCAACACACTTATTTTTTTACTGATGTACAGGAATTGGATATCTGTGACGAACAAGCTGTGCAGGCTTGCATTGCAGAGAATCGGATTGAGGTTGTAGTGAACTGTGCTGCTTACACAGCAGTTGACAAAGCGGAAGATAATGAAGAATTGTGCCGCAAACTGAATCAGGAAGCTCCGGGAATACTGGCACGTGCTGCGCAGGCCCATGGTGCCGCTATGATACAGGTTTCTACGGATTATGTTTTTGATGGAACAGCGCATATACCTTATAAAGAAGATTGCGACCCCTGTCCTAATTCTGTTTACGGCTTTACCAAGCTGGGTGGAGAAAAGGAGGTTATGCAGAATTGTGAGAAAGCGATGGTAATTCGTACAGCATGGTTATACTCTATTTATGGAAACAACTTTGTGAAAACGATGATTCGTCTGGGACGTGAGCGTGAGTCTTTAGGTGTGGTTTTTGATCAGATTGGTACACCGACGTATGCAAATGATCTGGCACAAGCTATCTATGCTGCCATTAATCAGGGTATTGTTCCCGGAATATATCATTTCAGCGATGAAGGGGTATGTTCATGGTATGACTTTACGGTGGCTATCCATCGCATTGCGGATATCACGACATGTAAGGTGAGTCCCTTACATACGGATGAGTATCCGGCAAAGGCGCCGCGTCCACATTATTCCGTATTGGATAAGACGAAGATTAAAAAGACTTTCGGCATTGAAGTACCTCATTGGGAAGAGAGTCTGAAAGTATGTATTGAAAAACTGAATGCCCAATAA
- a CDS encoding DUF4924 family protein, producing MKIAQQLKAKNIAEYLIYMWQVEDLIRANGCDIDKIRENIISRYPEEEHPVLEEWYGNLIDMMRAEGVKEKGHLQINRNVIVNLTELHVELLASPKYPYYSAAYFKALPFIVELRQKSGKQEEPELETCFEALYGVLLLRLQKKEITEGTAKAIEAISSFISLLANYYEKDKKGELKLDE from the coding sequence ATGAAGATAGCGCAACAATTGAAAGCGAAGAATATCGCGGAATACCTTATATATATGTGGCAAGTGGAAGATTTGATACGTGCCAACGGGTGCGATATCGATAAGATCCGCGAAAACATTATCTCCCGTTATCCGGAAGAAGAACATCCGGTGCTTGAAGAATGGTACGGTAATCTGATAGACATGATGCGTGCGGAAGGAGTGAAGGAAAAGGGACATCTGCAAATTAATCGTAACGTAATAGTGAATTTGACGGAATTGCACGTAGAACTGTTGGCGTCACCGAAGTATCCTTATTATAGTGCGGCTTATTTCAAAGCATTGCCCTTCATCGTAGAACTTCGTCAGAAGAGTGGGAAGCAGGAGGAACCGGAACTGGAAACCTGTTTTGAGGCTTTGTATGGCGTTTTATTGCTGCGTTTGCAGAAGAAAGAAATCACGGAGGGAACCGCAAAGGCGATAGAGGCCATCAGCAGTTTCATTTCTTTGCTTGCCAATTATTACGAAAAGGACAAGAAGGGAGAACTGAAACTGGATGAGTAA
- a CDS encoding LysE family translocator, translating into MIEIRTIFDILWKGFIIGVVVSAPLGPVGVLCIQRTLNKGRWYGFITGLGASLSDIAYALLTGYGMSFVFDYVNKNIFYLQLFGSIMLLAFGIYTFRSNPVQSIRPVSTNKGSYFHNFITAFAVTLSNPLIIFLFIGLFARFAFVSEGVLVFEAVTGYLAIALGALAWWFGITFFVNKVRTQFNLRGIWILNRIIGGIVIVVSVFGLVFTLMGESLY; encoded by the coding sequence ATGATTGAGATAAGGACCATATTCGATATATTATGGAAGGGTTTTATTATTGGGGTAGTTGTGTCTGCACCATTAGGACCCGTGGGTGTATTGTGCATCCAGCGTACGTTGAATAAGGGGCGTTGGTATGGTTTCATAACAGGACTGGGAGCCTCGTTGAGTGACATTGCTTACGCCTTGCTGACAGGATACGGAATGAGCTTCGTATTCGATTACGTAAATAAAAATATCTTTTATTTGCAGTTGTTCGGAAGCATCATGTTGTTAGCATTTGGTATTTATACGTTTCGCAGTAATCCCGTCCAGTCCATCCGTCCCGTCTCAACCAACAAAGGTTCTTATTTTCATAACTTCATTACCGCCTTTGCCGTCACCTTATCCAATCCACTTATTATATTTCTCTTTATCGGACTCTTTGCACGCTTTGCCTTCGTCAGTGAGGGAGTATTAGTGTTCGAAGCGGTTACCGGATATCTGGCTATTGCACTGGGAGCATTAGCATGGTGGTTCGGCATTACTTTCTTTGTTAATAAAGTCCGTACGCAATTCAACCTGCGCGGCATCTGGATATTGAATCGTATCATTGGAGGCATTGTCATTGTTGTGTCTGTGTTTGGGTTGGTGTTTACGTTGATGGGTGAGTCACTTTACTGA